In Benincasa hispida cultivar B227 chromosome 8, ASM972705v1, whole genome shotgun sequence, the sequence CATAATCGAGGATGATTTTCAAGCCACACAGCAAGATACTGTTATGTTTGAGTATGGGAAGCTAAAACATGAGCAATCAAATTATATCGTTGGTTAGAGGATCTCTCAAATCACATCTACGAAGTTAACCTCATTCGCATATCTCAACAAGTTTCACATACCACAGTGTAAATctataatttgattaattaattgggaCTATTTCTATAGATTAAATATGGCtggaataataaaaatatgtcTATTTTCTggtctttctttccttttctttctttcttcctctctctcgAGTAAATGGTATTTCTCAACTTGAAACCTAAGATTGGAGGCAAATTTCTCTCACATACTATATGAGAAGTCAATAAGCTcacaattaaaaccattcattTGGCTGGTTAAAGAATCCAAATAACATCATTTCATTGGttagaaattaatttagttgaaaTACGCTTTTGGTaaatgaacttccatcaacgtAAAAATTTATAGTcggtttggattgatttgagaaaaaatatttttcaaaaaattcatttttatttaaatacttttgatcaaatttaattaatataagttattttgaatGGTTGCCAAATACTCAAGTTTattccaaaatgacttattttttaaattaaacacttgaaaatatattccaaacacacttttagttttaaaactttagtttgtaataatttagttcgcATACTAATTTTAAATGATCTAACCTTAAtccctatactttcaaaaatcttaaatttaatcccttaaaattaatttttattgaaattgattaaataataataataattttatgtaaagaaatataatatgaaaatatttttcttaaaaaatattaaaaactaatatgttttcaaaatttatagtatattaatagatatcaattttttttattaaaattggttaaataataataataagaagaatgtgttttcaaaatttataaatgtaAGATGTATTGAAAAATACATATCGAAATGgcattaaaattgaacaaaaactaaaatagtgGTTTAACGAAAGTATAAAttatcttgaaaaagaaaatgttcacAAAAATTACGTTGAATAAGAGTGAGCAATGGGCCTCTGATAGGCCCAAAAGAATCTCAAGATACGTGGGGCCCacttctcttcttccttttctctttttccgCAAAACGATTCAAAAACCCTCCACTCTGTAATTTCACTGTTCACCCGTTCTCTCTCCCATGGCTCAATctctatttctctctcttctcctcttctctctcttcctcCCCCTTTCCTCCGCCGCCTACTCCATCGGCGTCAACTATGGCACCGTCGCCAACAACCTCCCTCCCCCTTCCCAGGTCGCCGCCTTCCTCAAATCCCACACTTCCATCGACCGCGTCAAGATCTTTGACGCCAACCCCGATATCCTCCGTGCCTTCGCCGGTACCGGCATCTTCCTCACCGTCTCCATCGCGAACGGTGACATTCCCGCCCTCGCCAAGGACCCCGCCGCTCAGGCATGGGTCGCCAACAACATTCTCCCCTTTCACCCCACCACTCTGATCAACCACATCGCCGTCGGAAACGAGATCCTCGCCACCTCCGACAAGAATCTAATAGCGCACTTGCTCCCTGCAATGAAGGCTATACATTCCGCTTTGAGGCACGCGAATATCTCTGATATCAAGGTCTCAACCCCGCATTCGTTGGGAATCTTGTCCGCGTCGGAGCCGCCGAGTACCGGTCGGTTCCGGCGAGGGTACGACCGGGCCATTTTTGCTCCAATCCTCGAGTTTCACAATCAGACCAAGACGCCGTTCATGGTAAATCCATACCCGTTCTTTGGTTTCAGACCAGCGACGTTGGATTACGCGTTGTTCAAACCCAATGCTGGAGTTTTCGACAACGCTACTGGAAAGCACTACACGAACATGTTCGACGCGCAGCTAGACGCGGTTCATTCAGCGATGAAGAAAGTCGGTTACGGCGATGTGGACATCGTAGTTGCGGAGACCGGCTGGCCCTCCGCCGG encodes:
- the LOC120083874 gene encoding glucan endo-1,3-beta-glucosidase isoform X1, which encodes MAQSLFLSLLLFSLFLPLSSAAYSIGVNYGTVANNLPPPSQVAAFLKSHTSIDRVKIFDANPDILRAFAGTGIFLTVSIANGDIPALAKDPAAQAWVANNILPFHPTTLINHIAVGNEILATSDKNLIAHLLPAMKAIHSALRHANISDIKVSTPHSLGILSASEPPSTGRFRRGYDRAIFAPILEFHNQTKTPFMVNPYPFFGFRPATLDYALFKPNAGVFDNATGKHYTNMFDAQLDAVHSAMKKVGYGDVDIVVAETGWPSAGDPNQPGVSLENAISYNRNLVKHVNSGKGTPLMPNRTFETYIFSLFNENLKPSTSERNYGLFQPDLTPVYDVGILRNPSISSASLLSKESLGPTSPVGAPEPSDVGRKWCVPKTDASDEALQKNIDYVCSSGVDCGPIQEGGACYDPNTVRSHASYAMNAYFQTAGRHDFNCDFNHTAILTSTDPSYETCSYPFDAEKLTKSVASAAAMSCRAVGAVARASIAVVAGAVLLI
- the LOC120083874 gene encoding glucan endo-1,3-beta-glucosidase isoform X2, which produces MAQSLFLSLLLFSLFLPLSSAAYSIGVNYGTVANNLPPPSQVAAFLKSHTSIDRVKIFDANPDILRAFAGTGIFLTVSIANGDIPALAKDPAAQAWVANNILPFHPTTLINHIAVGNEILATSDKNLIAHLLPAMKAIHSALRHANISDIKVSTPHSLGILSASEPPSTGRFRRGYDRAIFAPILEFHNQTKTPFMVNPYPFFGFRPATLDYALFKPNAGVFDNATGKHYTNMFDAQLDAVHSAMKKVGYGDVDIVVAETGWPSAGDPNQPGVSLENAISYNRNLVKHVNSGKGTPLMPNRTFETYIFSLFNENLKPSTSERNYGLFQPDLTPVYDVGILRNPSSLGPTSPVGAPEPSDVGRKWCVPKTDASDEALQKNIDYVCSSGVDCGPIQEGGACYDPNTVRSHASYAMNAYFQTAGRHDFNCDFNHTAILTSTDPSYETCSYPFDAEKLTKSVASAAAMSCRAVGAVARASIAVVAGAVLLI
- the LOC120083874 gene encoding glucan endo-1,3-beta-glucosidase isoform X3, translating into MAQSLFLSLLLFSLFLPLSSAAYSIGVNYGTVANNLPPPSQVAAFLKSHTSIDRVKIFDANPDILRAFAGTGIFLTVSIANGDIPALAKDPAAQAWVANNILPFHPTTLINHIAVGNEILATSDKNLIAHLLPAMKAIHSALRHANISDIKVSTPHSLGILSASEPPSTGRFRRGYDRAIFAPILEFHNQTKTPFMVNPYPFFGFRPATLDYALFKPNAGVFDNATGKHYTNMFDAQLDAVHSAMKKVGYGDVDIVVAETGWPSAGDPNQPGVSLENAISYNRNLVKHVNSGKGTPLMPNRTFETYIFSLFNENLKPSTSERNYGLFQPDLTPVYDVGILRNPSPIIIHHVD